The Bacteroidota bacterium region AGTATTTCGCAAAGAATCCTGCTGTTGGGGGAATGCCTGCCAGGGAAAGCATGGCAACGACGGTCACCGCGGCAAGGAAAGGGTTTCGTTTTACAAGACCGTTGAAAGACCTAATATCATCGTTACCGGTTTTGTGGCTGATCAACAATAGAATTGCAAACGCGGTAATAGAAGAAACGGAATAGGCTGTTGTATAGTATAGCAGCGATGCTGGCGCGGAGGCATTCATGGCGAGTAGCGCAAGCACCATGTATCCGGCATGTGAAATGCTGGAATAGGCCAGCATTCTTTTAAAGTTGGTCTGGTAAACGGCGGTAATATTTCCTACAAGGATCGTCAGACCGGAAATGATCATTAATGTTGGCGCCCAAATTGTCGGTACCGCGTTAAAGGTGTGCAGGAACAGGCGAAAGAATGCCGCGAAAGCTGCGGTCTTTACAACCGTTGACATGAAGGCCGTGATCACAGTAGGAGAGCCTTGATAAACATCCGGTGCCCAGAAGTGGAATGGCGCTGCCGAAACTTTAAAAGAAAGAGCGATCATCATCATGAGAATTCCCACCATCATCATTGCGGAATTCTGTACATTATTTTTTACAAGGAATGACGAAATTGCTTCGAGGTTGAAAGATCCGGTAACTCCGTAGATCAGCGCGATTCCGAAGAGTAAAAAGCCGGTGGCGAAAGCACCCATTAAAAAGTATTTTAATGCCGCTTCATTGGATGCAAGGTTGGTTTTGTTGCTTCCGGCAAGAATATAAAGTGAAATAGAAAGTATTTCGATGCCCAGAAATAGCATGATCATATTCGAAAATGTCACCATTACCATCGCGCCAATCAGGGAAAAGATAATGAGGGCGAAGTGATCGGCTTCACTCGAGGGCTCTACAAAAAATTCAGGTGACATGAGACACCAGATGAAAGTGATTCCAATCAGCAGCCCCATGAAAGCGGTGCTATAATTGTCAACGATCATCATTTCGTTGAACAGGTGTTGTCCGTTATTCCAATCCAGAGTATTCGTTACAAAAGCTGCAACAAGTCCAGCCAAAACAAGCGGATGTAAAATTTTTCTAAACCCGAATATTTCCGAGAAGAGGCAAACTAAGCCAAGGGCCGATAAAACGATCAGTGTTGTCAATGTCTTCGGCTTTTAATTGGTCAATAGAGATATTCCGTGTGGCATGTGAATGATCTCGCGGAGAGTTTTTATGGACGGTTCTGCAATGTTCATGAAATAAGACGGGTAAACACCGATCCAGAAAATCATGATAACAAGAGGAATTAGTACAGCCTTTTCTGTTATTGTCAGATCCGTGAATTTTTCAGTGTGCTTATTACTTACTCCAAGTGCAATTTTCTGATACGATCTCAGCATGTAAACCGCGCCGAGAATAATTGTCAAACCGGATACAGCTGCCATCCAGGTACTGTATTGGAAAATTCCATTGATGAGGAGGAATTCGCCAACAAATCCATTGGTAAGCGGAAGCGCAACGGTGGCCAGAAGAATAATGAGGAAGAATGTAGAGAAGCCCGGAGCAACAAGGCGAATTCCTCCAAGCTCATCGAGGTTTCTCGTGTGCATTCTTTCCATGATCATTTCCGCGATAAAGAAAAGCCCGACAACATTAATTCCGTGGCTTAGCATCTGGATCACTCCGCCTTCAATACCCTGCATGGTCAGACTAAAAACACCCGCAGAGATGAGTCCAACGTGTGCGATAGATGAGTACGCGATAAGTCTTTTAAAATCCTTTTGAACGAGAGCAATACAAGAAGCATACACTACACCGATGACTGAAAGAACCATGGCGGTTGTGCCCCACTCGTGCACACCTTCCGGTACAACAGGCAACAACCAGCGAATAACTCCATACACTCCCATTTTCAGCATGATACCGGAAAGCAACATTGTGCCCGGCGTTGGGGAATCTGTATAAGTATCGGGCTGCCATGTGTGGAAAGGAAAAACCGGCATCTTGATCGCGAAGGCAAGGAAGAAGGCCCAGAAAATCCAGCTTTGTTCAGTAGCAGTCAGATTTAGGGAATAGAGTGCGTGGATATCAAAAGTGTGGGGGGCCGGCGTTTTCATCCACATCCAAATTAATGCAGCCAGCATCAAAAGACTGCCGAATAATGTGTAGATAAAAAATTTAAGCGTAATTCTTACTCTGTCTTTTCCTCCCCACATCAGACAAATCAGATAGATTGGAATGAGCGCGAGTTCCCAGAAAATATAGAACAGGAATCCATCCAAAGCGGAAAAAACTCCTACGAGCGCCATTTGCATTGTCAGAATGAGCGCATAGAACAGTCCGGGGTTTTTATAGTTGTGTTTAAAAGAAGAAAGAATGATGATCGGCACCAGAAACGTTGTCAGCAATACAAGCAAAAGACTGATACCGTCGAGCCCGACCTTGTAGCTGATTCCCAAGGATGCTACCCACCAAAACTCCTGCAGGTATTGTGTTCCCGCAGCGGGATCGAAACCAAGTGTCATGTAAACAGAGATGCCAAACTCAATTACGGCCGCGGCCAGCGCAATTTTTTTCGCGTTAGAACCCGACAGCATTGCACCAATGGCAGCAAGTAATGGAAATAAAATTAAAACAGTCAGCATGCGCTGCGAATAATAAATTTAATCTTCACCTGAATTGTTTCACGTGAAGCAGAATATCAAAACACCAGGTTGTACAACAGGATGGCGATGATTCCAAATACCATCATGAAAATGTAGAAACCTACATTTCCTGCCTGTGCAAAACGAAGAGTTTGTCCGGCCCAAACAACACTTTTGTTTACTCCGTTTACAACACCGTCGACAATTGTATTGTCGACTATTTTCCAGAAGAAATTACTGATGCTGTAAAGTGGTTTTACAATGATTGTATTGTAGAGTTCGTCGATGTAATACTTGTTGTAAAGGACACGGAACGCAGGTTTAAATTCGGATTCCTGTGCTGCCGGAATATTTTTACTGCTAACATAGTTCTTATAGGCCCAATAGATGATTACTGCAAGAGTAATGATGGAAACAAGAATCAATGTCCATTCGAAATTATGAGAGGCCTCCGATTGCATGATGCTAGCGGGTGTTGAAAGCGATGAATTGAGGAATGCACCAAAGAAGTGGTGTTCAGAAAATACTTCGGGCAATCCCAGGAAACCACCAAGAGTTGAAAGGACGGCAAGGATTACCAAAGGAATGGTCATTGATGGAGGCGACTCGTGTAAATGATGCTCCTGATCATGAGTTCCTCTGAAAGATCCATAAAAAGTAAGGAAGAATAAGCGGAACATGTATACCGCTGTCATTACCGAGGTGACGGCAAGGAAGAAGAATAGTACAGGGCTTTGTACCCAGGCCTTGGCAAGAATTTCGTCTTTTGAAAAGAAGCCGGCAAAAGGTGGAACTCCGCTGATCGCCAGGGTTCCTATAGCAAATACGATAAATGTAATCGGTAATTTTTTGCGCAGTCCGCCCATCCTTCGGATGTCTTGTTCTCCGCTCATCGCATGAATAACGCTGCCTGCGGCAAGGAAGAGCAGGGCTTTAAAGAAAGCGTGAGTGGTTACATGAAATAGCGCGGTTGAGTAGGCTCCAACACCAAGAGCGACAAACATGTATCCCAACTGGCTTACTGTTGAATAGGCCAGCACTTTTTTAATATCGGTTTGCGCAAGCGCGATGGTTGCTGAAAACAATGCTGTGGCCATCCCGACAATTGCTACTACTTCAAGAGTAAATGGAGATATTGAGTAAAGGATATTGGACCGAACAACCATGTAAATACCGGCAGTAACCATCGTTGCCGCATGGATGAGTGCCGACACCGGTGTTGGGCCGGCCATCGCATCGGGAAGCCAGGTGTACAGAGGTATCTGAGCGCTTTTTCCCATTGCACCTATGAAGAGCAACAATGTTATCGCGGTAATGACCGGCTGATTGTCAGGAATTGATTTCGCAGCGGAGAATACTTCATTGAAAGAAACCGATCCAAATGTGACATATATAAGAATGACTCCCAAAAGAAAGCCAAGGTCACCGATACGATTCATGATAAAGGCTTTGTTCGCCGCATTGTTGTATTCAGTGTTCTTGAACCAAAATCCGATCAACAAATAAGAACACAAACCAACACCTTCCCATCCCGCGAACATCACAACATAGTTGGAGCCCA contains the following coding sequences:
- a CDS encoding NADH-quinone oxidoreductase subunit N; the protein is MTTLIVLSALGLVCLFSEIFGFRKILHPLVLAGLVAAFVTNTLDWNNGQHLFNEMMIVDNYSTAFMGLLIGITFIWCLMSPEFFVEPSSEADHFALIIFSLIGAMVMVTFSNMIMLFLGIEILSISLYILAGSNKTNLASNEAALKYFLMGAFATGFLLFGIALIYGVTGSFNLEAISSFLVKNNVQNSAMMMVGILMMMIALSFKVSAAPFHFWAPDVYQGSPTVITAFMSTVVKTAAFAAFFRLFLHTFNAVPTIWAPTLMIISGLTILVGNITAVYQTNFKRMLAYSSISHAGYMVLALLAMNASAPASLLYYTTAYSVSSITAFAILLLISHKTGNDDIRSFNGLVKRNPFLAAVTVVAMLSLAGIPPTAGFFAKYYIFSSAIQNGYIGLVLLAILGSLIGVFYYFRVIIAVFKTDDETQEIAVNPLFGILLALTSLAALVLGIAPGILAGLI
- a CDS encoding NADH-quinone oxidoreductase subunit M, which encodes MLTVLILFPLLAAIGAMLSGSNAKKIALAAAVIEFGISVYMTLGFDPAAGTQYLQEFWWVASLGISYKVGLDGISLLLVLLTTFLVPIIILSSFKHNYKNPGLFYALILTMQMALVGVFSALDGFLFYIFWELALIPIYLICLMWGGKDRVRITLKFFIYTLFGSLLMLAALIWMWMKTPAPHTFDIHALYSLNLTATEQSWIFWAFFLAFAIKMPVFPFHTWQPDTYTDSPTPGTMLLSGIMLKMGVYGVIRWLLPVVPEGVHEWGTTAMVLSVIGVVYASCIALVQKDFKRLIAYSSIAHVGLISAGVFSLTMQGIEGGVIQMLSHGINVVGLFFIAEMIMERMHTRNLDELGGIRLVAPGFSTFFLIILLATVALPLTNGFVGEFLLINGIFQYSTWMAAVSGLTIILGAVYMLRSYQKIALGVSNKHTEKFTDLTITEKAVLIPLVIMIFWIGVYPSYFMNIAEPSIKTLREIIHMPHGISLLTN
- the nuoL gene encoding NADH-quinone oxidoreductase subunit L, coding for MTQLAWLIPVFPLIGFLVISLGKGVLPKSFSGVFASLMVLASFLISAAIFFQGSSTPETIFVFDWIKSGSLSIPLSFLIDPISVTMLLIVTGVGFLIHVYSIGYMKDDEGFSRFFAYLNLFVFFMLLLVLGSNYVVMFAGWEGVGLCSYLLIGFWFKNTEYNNAANKAFIMNRIGDLGFLLGVILIYVTFGSVSFNEVFSAAKSIPDNQPVITAITLLLFIGAMGKSAQIPLYTWLPDAMAGPTPVSALIHAATMVTAGIYMVVRSNILYSISPFTLEVVAIVGMATALFSATIALAQTDIKKVLAYSTVSQLGYMFVALGVGAYSTALFHVTTHAFFKALLFLAAGSVIHAMSGEQDIRRMGGLRKKLPITFIVFAIGTLAISGVPPFAGFFSKDEILAKAWVQSPVLFFFLAVTSVMTAVYMFRLFFLTFYGSFRGTHDQEHHLHESPPSMTIPLVILAVLSTLGGFLGLPEVFSEHHFFGAFLNSSLSTPASIMQSEASHNFEWTLILVSIITLAVIIYWAYKNYVSSKNIPAAQESEFKPAFRVLYNKYYIDELYNTIIVKPLYSISNFFWKIVDNTIVDGVVNGVNKSVVWAGQTLRFAQAGNVGFYIFMMVFGIIAILLYNLVF